The Elephas maximus indicus isolate mEleMax1 chromosome 19, mEleMax1 primary haplotype, whole genome shotgun sequence genome contains a region encoding:
- the LOC126062890 gene encoding olfactory receptor 1D2, protein MDEDNQTSASEFLLVGLSEKPEQQRILFWMFLSMYLVTVVGNVLIILAISSDSRLHTPMYFFLANLSFTDLFFVTNTIPKMLVNLQSKNKAISYAGCLMQLYFLISLVALDNLILAAMAYDRYVAICRPLYYTTAMSPGLCILLLALCWVFSLLYGLIHTLLMTRVTFCGFRKIRYIFCEMYVLLRLACSNIQANHTVLIATGCFIFLTPFGFMIVSYARTVRAILRIPSVTGKYKAFSTCASHLAVVSLFYGTLGMVYLQPLHTYSMKDSVATVMYAVVTPMMNPFIYSLRNKDMHEALGKLFLGRAFQKLT, encoded by the coding sequence ATGGATGAAGACAACCAGACCAGTGCCTCCGAGTTCCTGCTGGTTGGGCTTTCGGAGAAACCCGAGCAGCAGCGAATCCTGTTTTGGAtgttcctgtccatgtacctggTCACCGTGGTGGGGAATGTGCTCATCATCCTGGCCATCAGCTCTGACTCCCGCCtgcacactcccatgtactttttcctggcCAACCTCTCCTTCACCGACCTCTTCTTCGTCACCAACACGATCCCCAAGATGCTGGTGAACCTTCAGTCTAAGAACAAAGCCATCTCCTATGCGGGGTGCCTGATGCAGCTCTACTTCCTGATCTCCTTGGTAGCCCTGGACAACCTCATCCTGGCcgcaatggcctatgaccgctatgtggccatttgccgCCCCCTCTACTATACCACAGCCATGAGCCCTGGCCTGTGTATCTTGCTCCTGGCCTTGTGTTGGGTCTTCTCTCTCCTCTATGGCCTCATCCATACCCTCCTTATGACTAGGGTGACCTTTTGTGGGTTCCGGAAGATCCGTTACATCTTCTGTGAGATGTACGTCCTATTGAGGCTTGCGTGTTCCAACATCCAGgccaatcacacagtactgatcGCCACCGGCTGCTTCATCTTCCTCACTCCCTTTGGGTTCATGATTGTGTCCTACGCCAGGACTGTCAGAGCCATCCTCCGAATACCTTCAGTCACTGGAAAGTACAAAGCCTTCTCCACTTGCGCTTCTCATCTGGCTGTGGTCTCCCTCTTCTATGGGACACTTGGTATGGTGTATCTGCAGCCCCTCCACACATACTCCATGAAGGACTCAGTGGCCACAGTGATGTATGCTGTGGTGACACCCATGATGAACCCTTTCATCTACAGTCTGAGGAACAAGGACATGCATGAAGCGCTAGGAAAACTCTTCCTTGGAAGAGCTTTTCAGAAGTTGACATAA